From a single Paraburkholderia hospita genomic region:
- a CDS encoding DotA/TraY family protein yields the protein MKTSRIFAGLMAGIAALLSLPALAQTTSIGEITQAAQRSGDKSREALVSIYGNVVNNPLATGGAGGSDTILAGIFQVANGALLVVGAFFACYVMFKKVSQTAHDGAVFDREKHTMWGPIRIVWGLASLVPTANGWSLSQLLMLWGASLMGVGIANLGVDASVSAFENGQSMVVQPVMPSTINLAHSVFESNLCMHAINAGLAQAESSGALVTQDGYIQQSPTNSGFVLKNSSFVCGGADINNDLQPQSQSTNWFSGTIDTSDIRQAHLQALQAMQSSLTSSAQGFVNAVIQKQNGGGGALPDAEIAIQSAAQQYENTISSMAATKQGNIAQLASQLSTSIKEGGWWTLGAWYQTFAQANTKLSDAVAAKASVYGMSSEGDPAMLTVYQSSMAAYKAQQATSTYTPTLGTSSTGDYSKGAAGSDANKIIGSFFNAPGQRIVNYMIDINAGGEGRGQVNPLIKMKNLGDYTMAAAETGLGAYVTAKAIAQVKEGWSVAGMFAKVANAVSSIGDALQGVLDAMSPFIVMAIIALFILGGTLSTYLPMVPFIIWFGAAVNWLVVVGEAIIAAPLWAITHLGGEGDGLGHRTAHGYIFLLNVMVRPILMVIGFFLGGAGVIAGGTLLNLLYGIAVANAQFDSVTGLFSIIFFLAIYASMCLNLVHSCFNLIFIVPDQVINWVGGHASATVGRDDNDRMRNALNVFSNKLEHMMPGGRGGGGRGPGAGGNKPGDGIKA from the coding sequence ATGAAGACCTCCCGCATTTTCGCCGGCCTCATGGCCGGCATAGCGGCCCTGCTGTCACTGCCAGCACTGGCGCAAACTACGTCGATCGGCGAGATCACGCAGGCCGCTCAACGCTCGGGCGACAAGTCCCGTGAAGCTCTGGTATCGATCTACGGCAACGTCGTCAACAACCCGCTCGCTACGGGCGGCGCCGGCGGCAGCGATACGATTCTGGCCGGAATTTTCCAAGTCGCAAACGGGGCGCTGCTCGTCGTCGGCGCGTTCTTCGCGTGCTACGTGATGTTCAAGAAGGTGTCGCAGACGGCCCATGATGGTGCCGTGTTCGACCGCGAGAAGCACACGATGTGGGGGCCGATTCGGATCGTGTGGGGTCTTGCCTCGCTCGTGCCGACCGCGAACGGCTGGTCGCTCTCGCAGTTGCTGATGCTGTGGGGTGCTTCGCTGATGGGCGTCGGGATCGCCAACCTCGGCGTCGACGCGTCGGTGTCGGCCTTCGAGAACGGCCAGTCGATGGTTGTGCAGCCGGTGATGCCGAGCACGATCAACCTCGCGCATAGCGTGTTCGAGTCGAACCTGTGCATGCACGCGATCAATGCCGGCTTGGCGCAGGCCGAGTCGAGCGGCGCGCTGGTGACTCAGGACGGCTACATCCAGCAGTCGCCGACCAACTCGGGTTTCGTGTTGAAGAACTCGAGCTTTGTCTGCGGTGGTGCCGACATCAACAACGATCTCCAGCCGCAGTCGCAGTCGACTAACTGGTTTAGCGGTACGATCGACACGTCGGATATTCGCCAAGCGCACCTGCAGGCGCTGCAAGCGATGCAATCGAGCCTGACGTCATCCGCGCAGGGTTTCGTCAACGCTGTGATCCAGAAACAGAATGGCGGAGGCGGAGCGCTACCCGACGCGGAGATTGCGATCCAGTCGGCGGCTCAGCAGTACGAAAACACCATCAGCAGCATGGCTGCGACGAAGCAGGGCAACATTGCTCAACTGGCTAGCCAGTTGAGCACGTCGATCAAGGAAGGCGGGTGGTGGACGCTGGGCGCGTGGTATCAGACGTTCGCTCAGGCCAACACGAAGCTCTCCGACGCGGTAGCGGCAAAGGCTTCTGTGTACGGCATGTCGTCGGAAGGCGATCCGGCCATGCTGACGGTCTACCAGAGCTCGATGGCGGCGTACAAGGCGCAGCAAGCGACGTCGACGTACACGCCGACGCTGGGCACGTCGAGCACGGGTGACTATTCGAAGGGCGCGGCCGGCTCGGACGCGAACAAGATCATCGGCAGCTTCTTCAACGCGCCTGGTCAGCGGATCGTCAACTACATGATCGACATCAACGCCGGCGGGGAAGGGCGCGGGCAAGTCAATCCGCTCATTAAGATGAAGAATCTCGGCGACTACACGATGGCGGCCGCGGAGACGGGGCTGGGCGCCTACGTGACCGCAAAGGCGATCGCGCAGGTCAAAGAAGGGTGGAGCGTCGCCGGCATGTTTGCGAAGGTGGCTAACGCCGTGTCGTCGATCGGTGACGCCTTGCAAGGTGTGCTTGACGCGATGTCGCCGTTCATCGTGATGGCGATCATTGCGCTGTTCATCCTTGGCGGCACCTTGTCGACCTATCTGCCGATGGTTCCGTTCATCATCTGGTTCGGGGCGGCCGTGAACTGGCTCGTCGTGGTGGGCGAGGCGATCATTGCCGCTCCGCTGTGGGCGATCACGCACTTAGGCGGTGAGGGCGATGGCCTCGGTCATCGCACCGCACACGGTTACATCTTCCTGTTGAACGTGATGGTGCGTCCGATCTTGATGGTGATCGGGTTCTTCCTCGGCGGTGCCGGCGTCATCGCGGGCGGCACGCTGTTAAATCTGCTGTACGGCATCGCGGTGGCCAATGCGCAGTTCGACTCCGTGACAGGTCTGTTCAGCATCATCTTTTTCCTCGCGATCTACGCGTCGATGTGCCTGAACCTCGTGCATAGCTGCTTCAACCTAATCTTCATCGTGCCGGACCAGGTGATCAATTGGGTGGGTGGCCACGCCTCGGCGACGGTGGGACGCGACGACAACGACCGCATGCGCAACGCGCTCAACGTCTTCTCGAACAAGCTCGAGCACATGATGCCGGGCGGTCGTGGGGGCGGTGGTCGAGGACCGGGCGCCGGTGGCAACAAGCCGGGCGACGGCATCAAGGCGTGA
- the traW gene encoding conjugal transfer protein TraW, translating to MKKNIVMKPLAAAALVGGLVASTPAFAICDGCVVGAVNIANTTITGAISAMNTSVSTLLYNLGVAVNENGSKTASTIEAAARAQRENDVNMEMNRRVEDARQRYQVPDNICSESGSGGAVQVGAAAGAAKGGIRPGGGGSIANAAIAQAINSPPPAPEIDASRAAKIHAQYCDSDDYSAYGGAPACPSVSGNMPGADKRIDSVLSGAGPNGKAPELTFSQAQTDAARMYTQNSIRRSIGPQLRKGEANTVAGGQYVGLMNQYNSVISAASDPQDQLIADSQPNSATKDLLTDALQAPSAASYYNQVASSQAKATGMMSAREFEAFEVGRRYANTAYQTDLQAMSGDNLVREQIRVSSLNNWLLLKVENEMRKGNVINGQILASLARQEYEPILTQKYRAIGGRMGGQ from the coding sequence ATGAAGAAGAACATCGTAATGAAGCCGCTCGCCGCTGCGGCGCTGGTTGGCGGTCTGGTGGCGTCGACGCCGGCGTTCGCGATCTGCGACGGCTGCGTGGTGGGCGCAGTGAACATCGCCAACACGACCATCACGGGCGCGATCTCCGCAATGAACACGTCGGTGAGCACGCTGCTGTACAACCTGGGCGTGGCCGTGAATGAGAACGGCAGCAAGACGGCGAGCACGATCGAAGCCGCCGCGCGGGCGCAGCGCGAGAACGACGTCAACATGGAGATGAATCGCCGAGTCGAGGACGCGCGCCAACGCTATCAAGTGCCCGACAATATCTGCAGCGAGTCCGGCTCGGGCGGTGCTGTCCAGGTCGGTGCGGCCGCCGGCGCGGCGAAGGGTGGTATCCGGCCGGGTGGTGGTGGGTCGATCGCGAATGCCGCGATCGCGCAGGCGATCAACTCTCCACCGCCGGCACCGGAAATCGACGCGTCGCGCGCGGCGAAAATCCACGCTCAGTATTGCGACAGCGACGACTACTCGGCCTATGGTGGCGCTCCCGCGTGCCCGTCGGTGTCCGGCAACATGCCCGGCGCCGACAAGCGCATCGACTCCGTGCTGAGCGGCGCTGGTCCGAACGGAAAGGCACCGGAACTCACGTTCTCGCAGGCGCAGACCGATGCCGCGCGTATGTACACGCAGAACTCGATTCGTCGGTCGATCGGGCCGCAACTGCGCAAGGGTGAAGCGAACACGGTCGCGGGCGGTCAATACGTGGGCCTGATGAACCAGTACAACTCCGTCATCTCCGCAGCCTCCGATCCGCAAGATCAACTCATTGCCGACAGCCAGCCGAACTCGGCGACGAAGGATCTGCTGACCGATGCGCTGCAAGCGCCGTCGGCGGCGTCGTATTACAACCAGGTGGCGTCGTCGCAAGCGAAGGCAACCGGCATGATGTCCGCGCGCGAGTTTGAAGCCTTCGAAGTCGGCCGACGGTATGCGAACACGGCGTACCAGACGGATCTGCAGGCCATGAGCGGCGATAACCTGGTGCGCGAGCAAATTCGCGTCTCGTCGCTCAATAACTGGCTGCTGCTCAAGGTCGAAAACGAGATGCGCAAGGGCAACGTCATCAATGGTCAGATTCTCGCGAGCCTAGCGCGTCAGGAATACGAGCCGATCCTGACGCAGAAGTACCGGGCGATTGGCGGCCGTATGGGAGGTCAGTGA
- a CDS encoding DUF6750 family protein: protein MFKPIEWLGDLGRKAHISATAKCADYVESRTPRERRIMMASAAMTFTGLFVATAAHAQATNGIAGMVDSAAQQGDSIKTNLGKLFAAVGFGGAGYGGYNWWRKGKEGEHSQIKGGQIFVPILAGAALGATGFVMIKAGETVGIQSSSQGALPQ, encoded by the coding sequence ATGTTCAAGCCCATCGAGTGGCTCGGAGACCTCGGGCGTAAAGCGCACATTAGCGCGACGGCAAAGTGCGCGGACTATGTGGAATCGCGGACGCCGCGCGAGCGTCGCATCATGATGGCAAGCGCCGCGATGACCTTTACGGGTCTGTTCGTCGCGACTGCGGCACACGCTCAGGCCACCAATGGTATTGCCGGGATGGTCGACTCAGCCGCCCAACAGGGCGATTCAATCAAGACCAACCTCGGCAAGCTCTTCGCCGCCGTTGGGTTCGGCGGGGCAGGCTACGGCGGCTACAACTGGTGGCGCAAGGGTAAGGAAGGCGAGCATAGCCAGATCAAGGGCGGCCAGATTTTTGTTCCGATCTTGGCGGGTGCCGCTCTCGGCGCGACCGGCTTCGTGATGATCAAGGCCGGCGAAACGGTAGGTATCCAGAGCTCGTCGCAAGGCGCGCTGCCGCAGTAA
- the traQ gene encoding conjugal transfer protein TraQ — MDLAQMVVHFASDFSVAMWRFLWVLGVVVGILYVGNSLLRMQRASRLPGQSPVTIGDILPIILIGGLLLNLSQFINATWNSFGTGSVSYGPISYSGAADFGRFADAINAVLTIASVAGGVFFFRGVVILKKASMDGQSSHGADDSVWRALTHMVGGAMLVQIPDVIEAFRQSFGLYW, encoded by the coding sequence ATGGATCTGGCTCAGATGGTCGTCCACTTCGCCAGCGATTTTTCGGTGGCGATGTGGCGATTCCTTTGGGTGCTCGGCGTAGTGGTCGGCATCCTGTACGTCGGGAACTCGCTGTTGCGTATGCAGCGCGCGTCGCGACTGCCGGGCCAGTCTCCGGTCACGATCGGTGACATTCTGCCGATCATCCTGATCGGCGGCCTGCTGTTGAACCTGTCGCAGTTCATCAACGCGACGTGGAATTCGTTCGGCACCGGCTCAGTGAGCTACGGGCCGATTTCGTACAGTGGGGCGGCCGATTTCGGTCGCTTTGCGGACGCGATCAATGCAGTCCTAACGATCGCGAGTGTGGCGGGCGGCGTCTTCTTCTTTCGTGGCGTCGTCATTCTGAAAAAAGCATCGATGGACGGGCAGTCGTCACACGGTGCTGACGATTCTGTCTGGCGTGCCCTCACTCACATGGTGGGCGGGGCGATGCTGGTTCAGATCCCGGATGTTATCGAGGCGTTCCGGCAATCTTTCGGCCTCTACTGGTAG
- the traO gene encoding conjugal transfer protein TraO, producing the protein MSTQSDVGRQSKIVAIGVIVTIAVVGYIAATYFADSSRKQSQISAVQTQGRGTPTKESEQYSQVLDKYNRTKATDAEQNGQSYLSVLSSRTNNVPDQPASAPQAQPQAQQVVYYQQPAQQQNPQQDQQRQKEVSDQMQGLMANWAPVPHSTARVSTDSADYAKSLMHESDTPAQVQQAAAAAAAKVKVVEDFALIPAMLQTAIDTDENSVVRAYIPNGQYAGAVLFAMGYKRITNSVDMTFSYMQWQGHSYKVTAKAMDQTTMRTALSGDVNNRYFSRIIIPAIAMGIGRTGQLFEQAAAQNIITPQGGVIQTYPSTPSWSAVGGTIAGGMGQQAGQVLANDAANMPVKQVLIPKDTPIWIQFIGPVLASDDVAAGATGPTQPRQPMAPGTDPLSAVGQPASQPPKLNVSPVAPSGYGGYSNTPYNMPGYTPPSYYQPPGSGYYPQQ; encoded by the coding sequence ATGAGTACACAATCGGACGTCGGGCGCCAAAGCAAAATCGTCGCGATCGGGGTCATCGTGACGATCGCGGTTGTCGGCTATATCGCCGCGACCTACTTCGCCGACAGCTCGCGCAAGCAGTCGCAGATCAGCGCGGTGCAAACGCAAGGGCGCGGCACACCGACCAAAGAAAGCGAGCAGTATTCGCAGGTTCTCGACAAATACAACCGCACCAAGGCGACCGATGCCGAGCAGAACGGGCAGTCGTATCTGTCAGTGCTGTCGAGTCGCACGAACAACGTACCGGATCAGCCCGCGAGTGCGCCGCAGGCCCAGCCTCAAGCGCAGCAGGTCGTCTACTACCAGCAGCCGGCCCAGCAACAGAACCCGCAGCAGGACCAGCAGCGTCAGAAGGAAGTCAGTGACCAGATGCAGGGGTTGATGGCGAACTGGGCGCCGGTGCCGCATAGCACTGCGCGCGTTTCGACGGACAGCGCTGATTACGCGAAGTCGCTGATGCACGAGTCGGACACGCCGGCCCAGGTGCAACAGGCCGCCGCGGCGGCCGCAGCGAAAGTGAAGGTCGTCGAGGACTTCGCTCTTATCCCTGCCATGCTCCAGACGGCTATCGATACGGATGAGAATTCGGTCGTGCGGGCGTATATCCCGAACGGTCAGTACGCCGGTGCGGTGCTGTTCGCGATGGGCTACAAGCGAATCACCAACTCGGTCGACATGACGTTCTCGTACATGCAGTGGCAGGGCCACTCGTACAAGGTGACCGCGAAGGCTATGGATCAAACGACGATGCGCACGGCGTTGTCGGGCGACGTCAACAACCGTTACTTCTCGCGCATCATCATCCCTGCCATCGCGATGGGCATTGGGCGAACTGGTCAACTCTTTGAGCAGGCGGCCGCGCAGAACATCATCACGCCGCAAGGCGGTGTCATCCAGACCTATCCGTCGACGCCAAGCTGGAGCGCTGTCGGTGGAACGATTGCGGGCGGTATGGGCCAGCAAGCGGGGCAGGTGCTGGCCAACGACGCGGCGAACATGCCAGTGAAGCAGGTTCTTATCCCGAAGGACACGCCTATCTGGATTCAGTTCATCGGCCCGGTGCTCGCGAGCGACGACGTTGCCGCTGGTGCGACGGGACCGACCCAACCTCGCCAGCCGATGGCTCCCGGAACCGATCCGCTCAGCGCCGTGGGTCAGCCGGCATCGCAACCGCCCAAGCTGAACGTTTCTCCCGTGGCTCCGAGCGGCTACGGCGGCTACAGCAATACGCCGTACAACATGCCTGGGTACACGCCTCCGAGCTATTACCAGCCGCCGGGATCGGGCTACTATCCTCAGCAATAA